The Tenrec ecaudatus isolate mTenEca1 chromosome 6, mTenEca1.hap1, whole genome shotgun sequence genome has a window encoding:
- the UBE2N gene encoding ubiquitin-conjugating enzyme E2 N: MAGLPRRIIKETQRLLAEPVPGIKAEPDESNARYFHVVIAGPQDSPFEGGTFKLELFLPEEYPMAAPKVRFMTKIYHPNVDKLGRICLDILKDKWSPALQIRTVLLSIQALLSAPNPDDPLANDVAEQWKTNEAQAIETARAWTRLYAMNNI, from the exons GAAACCCAGCGTTTGCTGGCAGAACCAGTTCCTGGCATTAAAGCAGAACCAGATGAGAGCAACGCCCGTTATTTTCATGTGGTCATTGCTGGCCCCCAGGATTCCCCCTTTGAGGGAGGGACTTTTAAACTTGAACTATTCCTTCCAGAAGAATACCCAATGGCAGCTCCTAAAGTACGTTTCATGACCAAAATTTATCACCCTAATGTAGACAAGTTGGGAAGAATATGTTTAGATATTTTGAAAG ATAAGTGGTCCCCAGCACTGCAGATCCGCACAGTTCTGCTGTCGATCCAGGCTTTGTTAAGTGCTCCCAATCCAGatgatccattagcaaatgatgtAGCTGAGCAGTGGAAGACCAACGAAGCCCAAGCCATAGAAACAG CTAGAGCATGGACTAGACTATATGCCATGAATAATATTTAA